In the genome of Paenibacillus pabuli, one region contains:
- a CDS encoding type III polyketide synthase — protein MNQRDGTLTASIMGIGTALPVHRIEQKDVSARLAQALEHEPDSRRWAKRIFNQCGVETRYTCEPNLLEPVESCRYLPFTQMENVPTTAERMAKYKEAAVPLGIQAAHQSLEDAVVSNSEITHLITVSCTGQFLPGLDVRLIQQLELAPRINRIPLVFQGCAAGLKAVQLANSIVTSDKDAKVLIVCVELCTLHFQPSAKRDDLFAASFFGDGASACVVGLSGTGRKELFRLGNGQSALLPDCSEEMIWEVGNTGFDLYLSPQIPKLLGLHLGPELERSLNGSNLPEIWAIHPGGRGIVDAVQKLYKLSDETVAYSRNILRDYGNLSSVTILFVLQAIRHDYCKREEASSGIALAFGPGLTAELLPFTYIPAPVEEREPVNQGMI, from the coding sequence ATGAACCAACGTGATGGAACCTTAACCGCAAGTATCATGGGAATTGGAACAGCATTGCCTGTTCACCGCATTGAGCAAAAGGATGTCTCTGCTCGGCTCGCACAAGCGCTGGAGCATGAACCAGATTCCAGACGATGGGCCAAGCGTATATTCAACCAGTGTGGTGTCGAGACACGTTATACATGTGAACCGAACCTGCTGGAGCCCGTAGAGTCTTGCCGTTATCTGCCCTTTACTCAGATGGAGAATGTTCCAACCACAGCTGAACGTATGGCCAAATATAAGGAGGCTGCCGTTCCGCTTGGAATTCAGGCAGCGCATCAGTCACTTGAGGATGCCGTCGTTTCAAATTCGGAAATTACACATCTTATTACGGTCAGCTGTACAGGGCAATTCCTGCCTGGTCTTGATGTACGACTGATTCAGCAGCTTGAACTAGCGCCGCGCATAAACCGGATTCCGCTTGTTTTCCAAGGATGCGCTGCTGGTCTGAAGGCTGTACAGTTGGCGAATTCGATTGTAACGAGTGATAAAGATGCCAAGGTTCTTATCGTATGTGTGGAGCTGTGCACCCTTCACTTTCAGCCTTCCGCCAAGCGGGATGACCTGTTTGCAGCGTCCTTCTTCGGGGATGGTGCATCTGCCTGTGTTGTGGGCCTGTCTGGAACAGGACGCAAAGAACTGTTCAGATTGGGTAACGGGCAATCCGCGCTGCTGCCAGACTGTTCGGAAGAGATGATCTGGGAAGTCGGCAACACCGGATTCGATCTGTATCTCTCACCACAGATTCCGAAGCTTCTCGGTTTACATCTTGGTCCAGAGCTTGAACGATCACTGAACGGAAGTAATCTGCCGGAGATCTGGGCGATCCACCCTGGAGGCCGAGGCATTGTGGACGCGGTGCAAAAGCTGTACAAACTGTCGGATGAGACGGTCGCATACAGCCGAAACATTTTACGGGATTATGGAAATTTATCCTCTGTGACGATTTTGTTTGTTTTACAAGCCATCCGCCATGATTATTGTAAAAGGGAAGAAGCCTCCAGCGGAATTGCCCTTGCCTTTGGACCGGGACTTACGGCAGAATTGCTTCCTTTTACTTATATTCCTGCACCCGTTGAGGAAAGAGAACCAGTGAATCAAGGCATGATTTAA
- a CDS encoding Na(+)/H(+) antiporter subunit F1: MLSSLLFISLLILSLAILGCLYRVLRGPSMADRITALDTIGINVIAIVAVLCMMLHTQAYLDIILLIGILAFLSTVAFARYIERGAVFKNEGDR; encoded by the coding sequence ATGTTATCCTCACTGTTGTTCATTTCCCTGCTTATTCTCTCGTTGGCCATTCTGGGCTGTCTGTACCGGGTGCTGCGGGGACCCTCCATGGCGGACCGGATTACGGCACTGGATACGATCGGTATTAACGTCATTGCCATCGTTGCTGTTCTATGCATGATGCTTCATACCCAAGCTTATCTGGATATTATTCTGTTGATTGGTATTCTCGCTTTTCTAAGCACTGTTGCATTTGCACGATACATTGAACGGGGGGCGGTATTCAAAAATGAAGGAGATCGTTGA
- a CDS encoding rhamnogalacturonan acetylesterase: protein MKWSKSIRYLLCLTLFISVIGGALAANSGQVAEAAANEYKFDFGAGAVENGYTGVLASDAYTSAKGYGFNTPANMRNVTASGTGVASDAVQFVTFGTKSTNTFNVDLSNGLYEVKVILGNTARSSVAAEGVYQIINMTGNGATDQFQIPVMDGQLNLLVTEGKEGTAFTLSALEIRKISNQTVTNRTIYIGGDSTVCNYYPLSTSVQGGWGQLFPSYVNTSTFQIRNMASSGQIARGFRDDGQMEAILKYIKPGDYFILQLGINDTNAKNNTTEVEFKEIMRDMVRQAKNKGATVILSTPQGRATDFNSSNVHTAENRWYNASTRALAQEEGVTLVELNKLSSTYFTSIGPAATLALYMTGDTLHPNREGASQLARIVAADLRRQGLDGF from the coding sequence ATGAAATGGTCAAAATCCATTCGGTATTTGCTCTGTCTTACCCTGTTTATCAGTGTAATTGGGGGTGCTCTGGCAGCTAATAGTGGACAAGTCGCTGAAGCTGCGGCGAATGAGTACAAATTTGATTTTGGTGCCGGCGCAGTTGAGAATGGTTACACAGGTGTATTGGCATCGGACGCCTACACTTCAGCGAAAGGTTATGGATTCAATACTCCTGCCAATATGCGAAATGTAACGGCCTCTGGTACAGGCGTTGCAAGCGATGCTGTACAGTTTGTAACCTTTGGAACGAAAAGTACGAATACGTTTAATGTGGATCTGTCCAATGGTCTGTACGAAGTCAAAGTGATCCTGGGCAATACAGCCAGATCAAGTGTGGCAGCAGAAGGGGTATACCAAATCATTAATATGACGGGTAATGGGGCGACTGATCAATTTCAAATTCCGGTGATGGATGGGCAGTTAAATCTGCTGGTAACGGAAGGAAAAGAAGGCACGGCATTTACACTCAGCGCACTTGAAATCCGGAAAATATCGAATCAGACGGTGACCAACCGTACGATCTATATTGGCGGCGATTCAACAGTCTGCAATTATTATCCGCTCAGCACCAGTGTACAGGGTGGCTGGGGCCAGCTGTTTCCTTCCTACGTGAATACCAGTACATTTCAGATTCGCAATATGGCCTCAAGTGGCCAAATTGCCAGAGGTTTCCGAGATGATGGTCAGATGGAAGCCATTCTGAAGTATATTAAACCAGGAGACTACTTTATTTTGCAATTAGGGATTAATGATACAAATGCCAAGAACAATACAACGGAAGTGGAGTTCAAGGAGATCATGCGCGACATGGTACGTCAGGCCAAAAATAAAGGAGCCACCGTCATTCTATCGACGCCTCAGGGTCGAGCAACTGATTTCAATTCATCCAATGTGCATACTGCGGAAAATCGCTGGTACAATGCATCAACGCGTGCACTGGCGCAGGAAGAGGGCGTGACGCTTGTAGAACTGAACAAACTCAGTTCCACTTATTTCACTTCCATTGGACCTGCTGCAACTCTGGCCTTGTATATGACAGGGGATACGCTGCATCCGAATCGGGAAGGGGCTTCCCAGCTTGCAAGAATCGTTGCTGCCGATCTGAGAAGACAGGGACTGGACGGATTTTGA
- the mnhG gene encoding monovalent cation/H(+) antiporter subunit G: protein MKEIVDGTAGLVIGLIVLLGALLSAFSAFGLIRLPDVYLRAHAATKSTTLGVLCVLSGAFLFFWYYDNYISARVLLGIVFVFITAPVAGHLNGRAAYRTDVPLWEQSVQDELEPLLKGKKVNHEAKDMME, encoded by the coding sequence ATGAAGGAGATCGTTGATGGAACCGCTGGACTTGTCATTGGACTCATTGTCTTGCTTGGAGCACTACTGAGTGCATTTAGCGCGTTCGGATTAATCCGGCTGCCCGATGTATATTTACGAGCGCATGCCGCCACCAAAAGCACTACACTCGGCGTACTTTGTGTGCTGAGCGGAGCGTTTCTCTTCTTCTGGTATTACGATAACTATATCAGCGCCAGGGTATTGCTCGGCATTGTGTTTGTCTTTATCACAGCACCGGTAGCCGGACATCTGAACGGGCGGGCTGCCTATCGCACAGACGTACCGTTATGGGAGCAGAGTGTGCAGGATGAACTTGAACCGCTCTTGAAAGGTAAAAAGGTCAACCACGAGGCCAAGGATATGATGGAATAA
- a CDS encoding iron-hydroxamate ABC transporter substrate-binding protein, whose protein sequence is MLKSNKKGIMLLITIMVMSLWLAACGTKSADNGTAGGETNTTTETETQTEAPTERTVKDAQGHDVTIPANPQRVIASYLEDHLVTLGVKPAAQWSVRDGSSVQAYLQENLNGIPTIASELPFEAVASFSPDLIIMGSESTVEGEKYEQYNKIAPTYVLGDDVNKDWRQALLKIGELLNKSDEAQKALDDYDAKAKVIKEKVAAATGGTKTAAALWLFNNKFYVVSNNVSSGEVMYNELGLLQPEVVKEISAKATGNWSEVSLERIADMNADYLFLVNSDKGAGAEALKDAVWQSIPAVKNGEVYEFESTSSWLYSGVQANTQILEDIQKSIVK, encoded by the coding sequence GTGTTGAAGAGTAATAAAAAAGGGATCATGCTGCTAATCACGATTATGGTCATGTCATTGTGGCTGGCTGCATGCGGAACGAAGTCCGCAGATAATGGAACTGCAGGAGGAGAGACAAATACAACAACGGAGACTGAGACTCAGACAGAAGCTCCAACAGAACGAACAGTAAAAGATGCTCAGGGTCATGATGTAACGATTCCAGCCAATCCGCAGCGCGTTATCGCTTCCTATCTGGAAGATCATCTGGTAACACTTGGCGTTAAGCCAGCTGCACAGTGGTCAGTCCGTGATGGCAGCAGTGTGCAGGCTTATCTTCAAGAAAATCTGAACGGAATTCCTACAATTGCAAGCGAACTTCCTTTTGAAGCTGTTGCCAGCTTCTCGCCGGACCTGATCATTATGGGTTCCGAAAGTACAGTAGAAGGGGAGAAGTACGAACAATACAATAAAATTGCCCCGACTTATGTACTTGGTGATGATGTGAACAAGGATTGGCGTCAGGCTCTTTTGAAAATAGGCGAGCTGTTGAACAAATCAGATGAAGCTCAAAAAGCTCTTGACGATTACGATGCAAAAGCAAAAGTAATTAAGGAAAAGGTGGCTGCCGCAACAGGTGGTACGAAAACTGCAGCGGCACTCTGGCTCTTTAATAACAAGTTTTATGTGGTTAGTAACAATGTCTCCAGTGGTGAAGTCATGTACAATGAACTCGGACTGCTACAGCCGGAAGTTGTGAAGGAAATATCGGCAAAAGCAACAGGGAACTGGTCCGAGGTTTCTTTGGAAAGAATCGCAGATATGAATGCTGACTATCTCTTCCTGGTTAACAGTGATAAGGGAGCAGGGGCAGAAGCATTGAAAGATGCAGTTTGGCAAAGTATTCCTGCTGTGAAAAACGGAGAAGTATACGAGTTTGAGAGCACAAGCAGCTGGTTGTATAGCGGAGTGCAAGCAAACACCCAAATTCTGGAGGATATCCAGAAAAGCATTGTAAAATAA
- a CDS encoding Na+/H+ antiporter subunit E: protein MAFQIVLNLIITFVWMFLNNAWNGVGFLTGFLLGLLLIGSMRRFFPQRFYIVRVWAIIKLIALLFKELVRASIEVIRQIVKPKLDIRPGIFTYQTQLSSDWEVTLLCLLISLTPGSLPLEISGNQRKLFIHALDIKDEQKMSDDIKNTFEKAIMEVTR, encoded by the coding sequence ATGGCCTTTCAGATTGTACTGAATCTGATCATTACCTTTGTGTGGATGTTTCTGAATAATGCGTGGAATGGTGTTGGTTTTCTCACGGGTTTTCTGCTGGGTCTGCTGCTGATTGGGAGCATGCGACGGTTCTTTCCGCAACGCTTCTATATCGTTCGTGTCTGGGCGATCATCAAGCTGATTGCCTTACTGTTCAAGGAGCTGGTACGGGCCAGTATTGAGGTTATTCGCCAGATTGTGAAGCCGAAGCTCGATATTCGGCCCGGCATATTTACCTACCAGACACAGCTGTCCTCCGACTGGGAAGTTACTTTGCTGTGCCTACTCATTTCACTAACACCAGGTTCCCTGCCACTGGAAATTTCGGGCAATCAACGAAAATTATTCATTCACGCGCTGGATATCAAAGACGAACAGAAAATGAGTGATGATATCAAAAATACGTTCGAAAAAGCCATTATGGAGGTGACACGATAA
- a CDS encoding multidrug effflux MFS transporter, with protein MKSTPVSLSSNATSRVRMALILGTLSAFGPLSLDMYLPALPTLADEFQSSTSYAQLSLTACMVGLAAGQLLAGPLSDVRGRRTPLIAGLILYTIASILCLVSPTMGSFVVLRFIQGAAGAAGIVISRAVVRDVYSGPELTRFFSLLMLINGVAPIAAPIIGGQLLAYTSWRGVFILLSLIGVLTLLAVIFGLGETLPSERRSSGGLKQTLVTFRQIAADRLFMGYALTQGFVAAGMFAYISGSPFVLQKIYGVSPQMFSICFAVNGLGIILASQIAGRLAGKISETRLLIAGLLTAALGGTSLLIAILAGGNLITVLIPLFLVVSSVGLVNTASFALAMANQEKSAGSASALIGVMTFLFGGIVAPLVGLGGEGTAVPMGIVIASADLGALLIYFVMVGKGKRGKHQGKQQLA; from the coding sequence ATGAAAAGTACACCAGTCTCATTAAGCAGCAATGCTACATCCCGTGTACGAATGGCATTGATTCTGGGGACACTGTCGGCCTTTGGCCCGCTGTCCCTGGATATGTATTTGCCAGCACTGCCCACACTGGCCGATGAATTCCAATCATCTACTTCTTATGCCCAGCTCAGTCTTACGGCATGTATGGTCGGACTCGCGGCAGGGCAGCTGCTGGCAGGACCCTTAAGTGATGTGCGTGGTCGTCGTACACCGCTTATTGCGGGCCTTATACTTTATACGATTGCTTCCATACTCTGCCTGGTCAGCCCAACGATGGGCTCCTTTGTTGTGCTGCGTTTCATTCAGGGTGCAGCGGGAGCTGCGGGAATTGTCATCTCACGTGCAGTGGTAAGGGATGTATACTCCGGGCCGGAGCTAACACGTTTCTTCTCCCTCTTAATGCTGATTAATGGGGTCGCTCCGATTGCTGCACCAATTATCGGCGGGCAATTGCTCGCTTATACTTCATGGCGTGGTGTCTTTATCTTATTGAGTCTTATTGGGGTGCTTACGTTACTGGCCGTTATTTTTGGACTAGGAGAGACACTGCCGTCCGAACGAAGATCCAGCGGAGGGTTGAAGCAGACTTTGGTTACATTCCGACAAATCGCAGCGGACCGTCTGTTCATGGGATATGCATTGACTCAAGGATTTGTGGCAGCAGGAATGTTCGCGTATATATCGGGTTCACCATTTGTACTGCAAAAGATTTACGGCGTCTCTCCACAAATGTTCAGTATTTGCTTCGCCGTTAATGGGCTCGGAATCATTCTGGCAAGCCAGATTGCCGGTAGATTGGCCGGTAAAATATCTGAAACCCGTCTGTTAATCGCAGGGCTGCTAACTGCTGCTCTGGGAGGAACATCGCTGCTGATCGCCATTCTGGCGGGAGGCAATCTGATTACGGTTCTGATTCCGTTATTTCTTGTGGTATCCAGTGTGGGTCTGGTTAATACGGCTTCCTTCGCACTGGCGATGGCCAATCAGGAGAAATCGGCAGGCAGTGCCTCAGCACTTATTGGGGTAATGACGTTCCTGTTCGGTGGTATTGTCGCTCCGCTTGTAGGTCTTGGAGGAGAGGGCACAGCGGTACCAATGGGCATTGTAATTGCTTCTGCGGACCTTGGTGCATTACTGATTTATTTTGTAATGGTAGGCAAAGGCAAGCGGGGAAAACATCAGGGTAAACAGCAGCTGGCGTGA
- a CDS encoding alpha/beta hydrolase family protein, which translates to MSDIESYLLKQTTPRGRSAYQAGQALEQWRSQLRTRIIERLGGFPSVAAELNPVLLERTSCDGYIRERVEITTYAGLRMPIYMLIPNVVSATKESRPAIIACHGHGYGSREISGMEPDGSPRKGEPGLHKDFAVALVQRGYVVAAPELLGFGDRRLEEDRDAAPGASSCTKIAAHLLMTGQTLAGHRIYETMRVLDYVTTRHEADPARIGSMGISGGGLVTAFTAALDERCRAAVVSGYASTFQGSILDRNHCLDNYIPGILREAELPDIMGLIAPRPLFIEAGSEDQVFPVTTAKEAYARLTEIYEQAGAQKWLDADFFTGGHEISGGKAYDWLDNVL; encoded by the coding sequence ATGTCGGATATTGAATCCTATCTGCTAAAACAAACAACCCCGCGCGGACGTTCCGCTTATCAGGCGGGCCAAGCTCTTGAGCAATGGCGCAGCCAGTTGCGCACACGGATTATAGAACGGCTGGGCGGTTTCCCGTCCGTGGCGGCGGAGCTGAATCCCGTACTGCTGGAACGGACCTCTTGTGACGGATACATTCGGGAGCGGGTTGAGATTACAACCTATGCCGGGCTGCGTATGCCCATTTATATGCTTATACCCAATGTGGTAAGCGCTACCAAGGAATCACGTCCAGCTATTATAGCCTGTCATGGACACGGGTATGGCAGCAGGGAGATTTCCGGTATGGAACCAGACGGTTCACCACGAAAGGGCGAGCCCGGCTTGCATAAAGACTTTGCCGTCGCTCTTGTACAGCGTGGATATGTGGTTGCCGCTCCTGAATTGCTTGGATTTGGTGACCGAAGGCTGGAGGAGGATCGGGATGCAGCTCCTGGTGCAAGTTCCTGTACCAAAATTGCCGCGCATCTGCTCATGACAGGCCAGACCCTGGCTGGGCACCGAATCTATGAAACGATGCGTGTGCTGGATTACGTAACCACCCGTCACGAAGCTGATCCAGCACGTATTGGCAGCATGGGCATCTCGGGTGGCGGACTCGTTACGGCATTCACTGCTGCGCTGGATGAGCGCTGCCGTGCGGCAGTCGTGAGCGGTTACGCAAGTACATTCCAGGGCAGCATACTGGACAGAAATCATTGCCTCGACAATTATATTCCAGGAATTCTGAGGGAAGCAGAGCTGCCGGATATCATGGGTCTGATCGCACCAAGGCCGCTATTTATTGAAGCTGGAAGTGAAGATCAGGTATTTCCGGTGACAACAGCAAAAGAAGCCTATGCACGATTGACAGAGATCTATGAACAGGCGGGGGCACAGAAATGGCTGGATGCAGACTTTTTTACAGGCGGCCATGAGATCAGCGGAGGAAAAGCCTATGACTGGCTTGATAACGTTCTGTAA
- a CDS encoding flavin reductase family protein, with the protein MYTLNPNDLTSRDNYKLMSGSVVPRPIAFVTTISEDGSVVNAAPFSFFNVVSSDPPLLSISINRKDGVMKDTARNAIEGKELVVHICDESIVNEMNETAALLEPHESELERTSLTTVPSSVVAVPGIQEALIRMECRLYQHIPISNDEGKPVSDLLLVRIVQYHFRENVYDPATKYILMDQLKPISRLAGNDYAKLGERFTVVRPE; encoded by the coding sequence ATGTATACATTGAATCCAAATGATCTGACGAGCAGGGATAATTATAAACTGATGAGTGGTTCGGTAGTGCCGCGACCGATTGCTTTTGTCACAACCATTTCAGAGGACGGCAGCGTCGTGAATGCAGCTCCGTTCAGTTTCTTTAATGTCGTTAGCTCCGATCCGCCGTTGTTGTCCATTTCCATTAACCGTAAGGATGGAGTGATGAAAGATACTGCCCGCAATGCAATTGAAGGGAAAGAGCTAGTCGTACATATCTGCGACGAATCGATCGTTAACGAAATGAACGAGACAGCAGCACTACTTGAGCCGCATGAGAGCGAGCTGGAGCGAACCAGCCTGACGACGGTACCCAGTTCAGTTGTGGCGGTGCCCGGAATACAGGAAGCGCTTATTCGGATGGAGTGCAGACTGTATCAGCATATTCCGATATCGAACGATGAGGGGAAACCTGTGAGTGATCTGCTTCTGGTTCGCATTGTGCAGTATCATTTCAGAGAGAACGTGTATGATCCTGCCACCAAGTATATATTAATGGATCAGCTGAAACCGATCAGCAGGCTGGCCGGGAATGACTATGCCAAACTTGGCGAGAGATTTACGGTGGTCAGACCGGAGTAA
- a CDS encoding GTP pyrophosphokinase: MNAPHPIDQFKKFKYEITRFMMIYKFALDQMETKIEVLKEEFQSLHDYSPIEHTKSRLKSPESIMNKMFRKNHELTFESIKKNIKDIAGVRITCSFISDIYRIKDMLCNQSDLRVLEVKDYIQNPKPNGYQSLHLLVEVPVYMSNGEERACVEIQIRTIAMDFWASLEHKIFYKYNKDVPERLTKELKSAADSANALDQQMERLHREIQEIKDAENERDEEELRRIIINNQQFTLPSNLLKLLGDGGH, translated from the coding sequence ATGAACGCTCCACATCCGATTGATCAATTCAAGAAATTTAAATATGAAATTACGAGATTTATGATGATCTATAAATTTGCTTTGGATCAAATGGAGACTAAAATTGAGGTGCTGAAGGAAGAATTTCAGTCCCTGCATGATTACAGCCCGATCGAACATACGAAATCCCGATTAAAGTCACCTGAGAGCATTATGAACAAGATGTTCCGTAAAAATCATGAATTAACCTTTGAGAGTATCAAGAAAAATATTAAGGATATCGCCGGTGTGCGTATTACCTGCTCCTTTATCTCCGATATCTACCGGATTAAGGATATGCTGTGCAATCAAAGTGACCTGCGTGTGCTTGAAGTGAAAGATTATATCCAGAATCCGAAGCCAAACGGTTACCAGAGCCTTCATCTTTTGGTTGAAGTGCCTGTTTATATGTCCAATGGAGAAGAGCGGGCGTGTGTGGAAATCCAGATTCGTACTATTGCGATGGATTTCTGGGCGAGTCTGGAGCATAAAATCTTTTATAAATACAATAAGGATGTTCCCGAACGTTTAACAAAAGAACTGAAAAGTGCAGCAGACTCTGCGAACGCACTGGATCAGCAAATGGAGAGATTGCACAGGGAGATTCAGGAGATCAAGGACGCCGAGAATGAGCGGGATGAAGAAGAGCTGCGTCGTATTATCATTAACAATCAACAGTTCACGTTACCTTCCAATCTTCTGAAGCTGCTGGGAGACGGGGGACACTAG
- a CDS encoding MMPL family transporter, protein MGYRSLAVLISRYPRFIILSWVFVIGMSAVWAWKLPGIVQDHGLNLNQGDAHAVELILEEEFHVPADPVILLFEKKTGTTPAEFRDWIKDRLQQVHTLSSVTSIISPLESRDSLMLRGDAAYALLAFDVPPHKMGPPLEQLRSLLTTDGPGTIRITGKSVVQQDVNRLSFGDLERAEVVGLPLAFFILCFAFRGLYAALIAVMMGVSGVITAMGVTSLMGYHLALSNFVINVIPMVGMALSIDFALIILSRFREELQRGQNSKETAMGDEELLQRMLCTAGRAVFFSAACVLLGLLGLLWIRLPMFLSVSLGAIIVLVISVLLNITLLPAILSLYSVRIFRQASGNFISSKQGQYQQTLQSRSIWSFWSGMIMKRPVRMALLGTGALLIFVLPVARLEIAIPDASSLPDRMESRQATEQIQRIFGQKDVSAVEIVIGGTAELLTSYHWRMAWSKMRELQQDSNVIAVESAWRIMLPDKLSDQAQTHIKSQMNIPSLSLREALKETTSQPPAWLRSYVSDYSIRIVASIHGAPGSDEAASWLEQTRAKDIANSIPFIPLRYGGEAVMQHEIMQEVSGQLPKVLVFVVVSNYLVLLAAFRSLLIPIKAILMNLLSLAASFGVLVLVFNQGHFGMESSAIAIMIPVFIAGLVFGISMDYGVFMLSRIQEVYRRTGDSDLSVQQGLASTGRLITSAAAILLAVTVPFAFADVAGVKQLGIGITAAVFIDVTVIRLVLVPALMKLMGRWNWWLPGTGNKD, encoded by the coding sequence ATGGGTTATCGCAGCCTTGCTGTCCTCATTAGCCGATATCCGCGGTTTATTATTCTCAGCTGGGTATTTGTCATCGGGATGTCAGCCGTCTGGGCGTGGAAGCTGCCTGGCATTGTCCAGGATCATGGATTGAATTTGAACCAGGGAGATGCTCATGCTGTAGAGCTTATTCTGGAGGAAGAGTTCCATGTTCCTGCTGATCCGGTTATTCTTCTATTTGAAAAAAAGACAGGCACTACCCCCGCCGAATTCCGGGATTGGATTAAAGATCGTCTGCAACAAGTGCATACACTTTCAAGTGTAACGTCCATCATCTCTCCACTTGAATCGCGTGATAGCCTAATGCTGCGGGGGGATGCGGCGTATGCTTTGCTGGCGTTTGATGTTCCGCCTCACAAGATGGGTCCTCCGCTTGAACAGCTGCGTTCCTTGCTTACAACAGACGGTCCGGGAACGATCCGAATAACTGGGAAATCTGTTGTACAGCAGGATGTAAACCGTCTCAGTTTTGGCGATTTGGAACGGGCAGAGGTTGTGGGATTGCCGCTTGCCTTTTTTATTTTGTGTTTTGCATTTAGAGGACTTTATGCAGCGCTGATTGCAGTCATGATGGGAGTATCCGGCGTCATAACGGCAATGGGAGTTACATCCCTGATGGGTTACCATCTGGCGCTCTCCAACTTTGTAATCAACGTCATTCCGATGGTGGGAATGGCGCTCAGCATAGACTTTGCCCTGATTATTCTCAGCAGATTCAGGGAGGAACTCCAACGTGGTCAGAATAGTAAAGAAACAGCTATGGGGGACGAGGAACTTCTCCAGAGAATGCTGTGCACCGCGGGAAGAGCCGTATTCTTTTCTGCGGCTTGTGTGCTGTTAGGACTGCTCGGTCTGCTATGGATTAGATTGCCGATGTTCCTGAGTGTTTCCCTGGGAGCCATTATCGTACTGGTCATATCGGTCCTGCTAAATATAACATTGCTGCCAGCCATTCTATCCCTATATTCTGTGAGAATCTTTAGACAAGCATCTGGGAATTTTATCTCCTCAAAACAGGGGCAGTACCAACAAACGCTGCAGTCACGTTCGATCTGGTCATTCTGGTCAGGCATGATTATGAAACGGCCTGTTCGGATGGCTCTGCTTGGAACGGGTGCGCTGCTTATTTTTGTTCTACCGGTTGCCCGGTTAGAGATCGCCATTCCGGATGCTTCTTCCTTGCCTGACAGAATGGAGTCTCGCCAAGCGACAGAGCAGATTCAGCGCATTTTTGGACAAAAGGACGTCTCTGCTGTAGAGATTGTAATTGGCGGAACGGCAGAGCTGTTGACCTCATACCACTGGCGAATGGCATGGAGTAAAATGCGAGAGCTTCAGCAGGATTCGAATGTGATTGCTGTTGAATCCGCATGGAGAATCATGCTGCCGGACAAGCTCTCAGACCAAGCTCAAACTCATATCAAATCGCAAATGAACATTCCATCACTATCTTTGCGTGAAGCACTGAAAGAAACCACATCTCAGCCGCCTGCTTGGCTGCGTTCATATGTGTCCGACTACTCTATTCGTATTGTAGCTTCCATTCACGGAGCACCTGGTTCCGATGAGGCTGCATCCTGGCTCGAACAGACAAGGGCAAAGGACATCGCTAACTCCATTCCCTTCATCCCCCTGCGTTATGGGGGAGAAGCAGTCATGCAGCATGAAATCATGCAAGAGGTCTCTGGACAACTGCCCAAAGTGCTGGTGTTTGTTGTGGTATCGAATTATCTCGTATTGCTCGCTGCATTCCGATCATTGCTTATTCCAATCAAAGCCATTCTGATGAATCTGCTCAGCCTGGCTGCTTCGTTCGGCGTGCTCGTCCTCGTGTTCAATCAGGGACATTTTGGCATGGAGTCATCGGCCATTGCGATCATGATTCCCGTGTTCATAGCCGGGCTTGTATTTGGAATCTCGATGGACTATGGCGTATTTATGCTGTCCCGTATCCAGGAAGTATATAGACGAACAGGGGATAGTGATCTGTCTGTACAGCAAGGGCTGGCTTCAACCGGTCGTCTGATTACATCGGCGGCGGCGATTCTGCTGGCAGTGACAGTCCCGTTTGCTTTTGCTGATGTGGCAGGTGTCAAACAGCTGGGAATCGGAATTACGGCAGCGGTGTTCATTGATGTAACGGTTATCCGCCTGGTGCTGGTACCTGCTCTCATGAAACTGATGGGCAGATGGAACTGGTGGCTCCCAGGGACAGGGAATAAAGACTGA